One part of the Haliotis asinina isolate JCU_RB_2024 chromosome 2, JCU_Hal_asi_v2, whole genome shotgun sequence genome encodes these proteins:
- the LOC137274244 gene encoding uncharacterized protein isoform X1 produces the protein MILGVDNRPESCNWLECTMDTDASINDHMTSDEMYMQLQADMINIKAQEQALQSEISNIKSKFTNLLQTCGLEDEFPIDDNVKMTTPRRPTHANDGTPRRTNFNYADFLIEQLLAGNTLTDSDLSISPEDTRNSAEVEPENLNHVEACNLLSASSTAVPNQNVFHTDNHHVTVASNVLRQVMPNNIDVTTSENGVATSSDSYPQSSSDSSDNQVVPDLDREKDLDSRRHYYSDFTIDRQRKINQLLIHLKQNNNTTLLSRPEVFPGGDSSERLVEGAEQHVSFRKVMINRRTSTASSRSSGTDSASASSTMKKSSRSTSRRNKTSSSRTSSHPLMSSTMISDPSNVMPSSSSNSSVYTWSIDENSDPADLQGSYLRSRHSRHSKHRSNRVRMPRVSTERKRRHHRHSEAPSLHLTHMVSTIETSTCSNRVFAENNCEKLPRTSTKTQLPIINNSSWEKAPIHSTSGAEFFSIQPSDVDDTLDSSPLQERLDLPGKSSSSGSSAGGLVNPCNTMQQSALTTTDYTRVSSLADSSLIDTVLTDSPADSVNSSGLYAPCNSPRYSSVGSHCGYTTVSSSVPSTSSNEYRAPLPTPATVKPEDSIFKIPHSPIGKKRSTKKSVSHSPSVRTSTPRPPYSGGSVRSEPVMRRKLFSPGAVGATEHKILDKKALVRKFKKFSHHFHKSDKSSKIKTLAQL, from the coding sequence ATAAACATCAAAGCTCAGGAGCAAGCCCTCCAGTCTGAGATAAGCAACATTAAGTCAAAGTTCACAAATCTGCTCCAGACCTGCGGCCTGGAAGATGAGTTCCCGATTGATGACAATGTGAAAATGACCACACCAAGAAGGCCTACTCATGCCAACGATGGAACTCCAAGACGCACTAACTTTAACTATGCAGACTTCTTGATAGAACAGCTCCTTGCTGGAAATACCCTAACAGACTCTGATCTGTCCATCAGCCCTGAAGATACACGAAACTCAGCTGAGGTTGAACCCGAGAACCTGAACCACGTTGAAGCCTGCAACCTCCTCAGTGCCAGCTCAACAGCAGTCCCAAACCAAAATGTGTTCCACACAGACAATCATCACGTCACTGTTGCTTCAAATGTGCTTCGCCAGGTCATGCCAAACAACATTGATGTTACCACATCTGAGAATGGAGTTGCTACTTCCTCAGACTCTTACCCCCAGTCATCATCAGACTCCTCAGATAACCAAGTTGTGCCTGACCTTGACCGTGAGAAGGACCTTGATTCTCGCAGGCATTATTATTCAGACTTTACTATTGACAGACAGAGGAAGATTAATCAGCTCCTTATCCATCTTAAGCAGAACAACAACACCACCCTTCTCAGCAGGCCTGAGGTTTTCCCTGGTGGTGACAGCTCCGAGCGACTTGTTGAGGGAGCAGAACAGCATGTCTCTTTCCGAAAGGTCATGATCAACAGGCGTACCTCCACTGCAAGTTCCAGGTCCAGTGGAACCGATTCAGCATCTGCATCCAGCACCATGAAGAAATCAAGCCGATCCACAAGTCGTCGCAATAAGACATCTTCGTCTCGCACAAGTAGTCATCCATTGATGTCATCTACCATGATCTCGGATCCCTCCAATGTCATGCCTAGCAGCAGTTCCAACAGCAGTGTCTATACCTGGTCCATTGATGAGAACTCTGACCCAGCTGACCTTCAGGGATCCTACCTGAGGAGTAGACATAGCAGACATAGCAAGCACAGGTCTAACAGAGTCCGCATGCCAAGAGTGTCTACTGAACGCAAGCGACGTCACCACCGTCACAGTGAGGCCCCATCTCTCCACCTCACCCACATGGTTTCCACCATCGAGACATCCACCTGCAGCAACCGAGTCTTTGCAGAGAACAACTGTGAGAAGCTTCCCCGCACTAGCACCAAAACCCAGCTGCCAATCATCAACAACTCTTCCTGGGAGAAGGCTCCCATCCACTCTACATCTGGTGCAGAGTTCTTCAGCATCCAGCCCTCTGATGTAGATGACACCCTGGACTCCTCTCCTCTCCAAGAACGACTTGATCTTCCCGGCAAGTCTAGCTCCAGTGGTAGCAGTGCTGGTGGCCTTGTTAACCCTTGCAATACCATGCAACAAAGTGCTCTGACAACTACAGACTATACCCGTGTGTCTTCCCTGGCTGATTCTTCTCTCATTGACACTGTGCTCACAGACAGTCCTGCTGATTCTGTGAACAGCAGTGGTCTTTACGCTCCCTGCAACTCTCCCCGTTACAGTAGTGTCGGCTCTCACTGTGGCTACACCACTGTCAGCAGCAGTGTACCATCAACCTCCAGCAATGAATACAGAGCACCGTTGCCAACACCAGCCACAGTCAAACCTGAAGACTCCATCTTCAAGATCCCCCACAGCCCCATTGGGAAGAAGAGGTCCACAAAGAAGAGTGTCAGCCATAGCCCCAGTGTCCGTACCTCAACACCTCGCCCACCCTACTCTGGTGGATCAGTCCGCAGTGAGCCTGTCATGAGGAGGAAGCTGTTCTCTCCGGGTGCAGTGGGTGCCACAGAACACAAGATCCTGGACAAGAAAGCCCTTGTTCGCAAGTTCAAGAAGTTCAGTCATCACTTCCACAAGAGTGACAAGTCCAGCAAGATCAAGACCCTTGCCCAGTTGTAA
- the LOC137274244 gene encoding serine-rich adhesin for platelets-like isoform X2 has protein sequence MTTPRRPTHANDGTPRRTNFNYADFLIEQLLAGNTLTDSDLSISPEDTRNSAEVEPENLNHVEACNLLSASSTAVPNQNVFHTDNHHVTVASNVLRQVMPNNIDVTTSENGVATSSDSYPQSSSDSSDNQVVPDLDREKDLDSRRHYYSDFTIDRQRKINQLLIHLKQNNNTTLLSRPEVFPGGDSSERLVEGAEQHVSFRKVMINRRTSTASSRSSGTDSASASSTMKKSSRSTSRRNKTSSSRTSSHPLMSSTMISDPSNVMPSSSSNSSVYTWSIDENSDPADLQGSYLRSRHSRHSKHRSNRVRMPRVSTERKRRHHRHSEAPSLHLTHMVSTIETSTCSNRVFAENNCEKLPRTSTKTQLPIINNSSWEKAPIHSTSGAEFFSIQPSDVDDTLDSSPLQERLDLPGKSSSSGSSAGGLVNPCNTMQQSALTTTDYTRVSSLADSSLIDTVLTDSPADSVNSSGLYAPCNSPRYSSVGSHCGYTTVSSSVPSTSSNEYRAPLPTPATVKPEDSIFKIPHSPIGKKRSTKKSVSHSPSVRTSTPRPPYSGGSVRSEPVMRRKLFSPGAVGATEHKILDKKALVRKFKKFSHHFHKSDKSSKIKTLAQL, from the coding sequence ATGACCACACCAAGAAGGCCTACTCATGCCAACGATGGAACTCCAAGACGCACTAACTTTAACTATGCAGACTTCTTGATAGAACAGCTCCTTGCTGGAAATACCCTAACAGACTCTGATCTGTCCATCAGCCCTGAAGATACACGAAACTCAGCTGAGGTTGAACCCGAGAACCTGAACCACGTTGAAGCCTGCAACCTCCTCAGTGCCAGCTCAACAGCAGTCCCAAACCAAAATGTGTTCCACACAGACAATCATCACGTCACTGTTGCTTCAAATGTGCTTCGCCAGGTCATGCCAAACAACATTGATGTTACCACATCTGAGAATGGAGTTGCTACTTCCTCAGACTCTTACCCCCAGTCATCATCAGACTCCTCAGATAACCAAGTTGTGCCTGACCTTGACCGTGAGAAGGACCTTGATTCTCGCAGGCATTATTATTCAGACTTTACTATTGACAGACAGAGGAAGATTAATCAGCTCCTTATCCATCTTAAGCAGAACAACAACACCACCCTTCTCAGCAGGCCTGAGGTTTTCCCTGGTGGTGACAGCTCCGAGCGACTTGTTGAGGGAGCAGAACAGCATGTCTCTTTCCGAAAGGTCATGATCAACAGGCGTACCTCCACTGCAAGTTCCAGGTCCAGTGGAACCGATTCAGCATCTGCATCCAGCACCATGAAGAAATCAAGCCGATCCACAAGTCGTCGCAATAAGACATCTTCGTCTCGCACAAGTAGTCATCCATTGATGTCATCTACCATGATCTCGGATCCCTCCAATGTCATGCCTAGCAGCAGTTCCAACAGCAGTGTCTATACCTGGTCCATTGATGAGAACTCTGACCCAGCTGACCTTCAGGGATCCTACCTGAGGAGTAGACATAGCAGACATAGCAAGCACAGGTCTAACAGAGTCCGCATGCCAAGAGTGTCTACTGAACGCAAGCGACGTCACCACCGTCACAGTGAGGCCCCATCTCTCCACCTCACCCACATGGTTTCCACCATCGAGACATCCACCTGCAGCAACCGAGTCTTTGCAGAGAACAACTGTGAGAAGCTTCCCCGCACTAGCACCAAAACCCAGCTGCCAATCATCAACAACTCTTCCTGGGAGAAGGCTCCCATCCACTCTACATCTGGTGCAGAGTTCTTCAGCATCCAGCCCTCTGATGTAGATGACACCCTGGACTCCTCTCCTCTCCAAGAACGACTTGATCTTCCCGGCAAGTCTAGCTCCAGTGGTAGCAGTGCTGGTGGCCTTGTTAACCCTTGCAATACCATGCAACAAAGTGCTCTGACAACTACAGACTATACCCGTGTGTCTTCCCTGGCTGATTCTTCTCTCATTGACACTGTGCTCACAGACAGTCCTGCTGATTCTGTGAACAGCAGTGGTCTTTACGCTCCCTGCAACTCTCCCCGTTACAGTAGTGTCGGCTCTCACTGTGGCTACACCACTGTCAGCAGCAGTGTACCATCAACCTCCAGCAATGAATACAGAGCACCGTTGCCAACACCAGCCACAGTCAAACCTGAAGACTCCATCTTCAAGATCCCCCACAGCCCCATTGGGAAGAAGAGGTCCACAAAGAAGAGTGTCAGCCATAGCCCCAGTGTCCGTACCTCAACACCTCGCCCACCCTACTCTGGTGGATCAGTCCGCAGTGAGCCTGTCATGAGGAGGAAGCTGTTCTCTCCGGGTGCAGTGGGTGCCACAGAACACAAGATCCTGGACAAGAAAGCCCTTGTTCGCAAGTTCAAGAAGTTCAGTCATCACTTCCACAAGAGTGACAAGTCCAGCAAGATCAAGACCCTTGCCCAGTTGTAA